In one Neobacillus sp. CF12 genomic region, the following are encoded:
- a CDS encoding tubulin-like doman-containing protein — protein sequence MKSIGILGVGQAGGNIAEIASALNFPTALINTNQRDGVVNTRVEKKFFVPGYNGAGQDRSLGLRALQENYKEIIDFVNNSFKNIKLLLVAFSTDGGTGSGMSPMLIDLLIDQLPGVKVGAIAVIPERNVLAGNRINTAECIEELSNIEGISSVFLVDNDQMRKQKPQSSKHEIYLSANLQAVESINHLLKITKKSSFFGNFDETDLMNILGSRGVTIISSAPITEAKNTSEVSKKVQVSWENSIFCPVESQGVIRAGLIYEGPENISKLINVPSIFERVGEPLQLFEGTYISESDPTVTTILAGLSFPTRRMLTVEESIEKNKERLQELVKKENTQNYESGIRWASNLKLMKQERKPVSITSKLNKYQKK from the coding sequence GTGAAATCGATTGGAATCTTGGGCGTAGGTCAAGCAGGTGGGAATATAGCGGAAATTGCATCAGCTTTGAATTTTCCAACAGCTCTCATTAATACGAATCAACGTGATGGAGTGGTAAACACAAGAGTTGAAAAAAAGTTTTTTGTGCCAGGATATAATGGTGCAGGTCAAGATCGTTCTTTAGGATTACGAGCGCTTCAAGAAAACTACAAGGAGATTATTGATTTTGTTAACAATTCCTTTAAGAACATCAAGCTTCTATTAGTAGCCTTTTCAACGGACGGCGGAACGGGTTCTGGGATGAGTCCGATGTTAATTGATCTGTTAATCGACCAGTTACCTGGTGTTAAGGTTGGGGCGATTGCGGTGATCCCTGAACGCAATGTATTGGCGGGAAATCGCATTAATACGGCCGAGTGTATCGAAGAACTTTCCAATATAGAAGGCATTTCTTCTGTTTTCCTTGTGGACAATGATCAAATGCGTAAACAGAAACCACAATCCAGTAAACATGAAATTTATCTTTCTGCTAATCTTCAAGCTGTAGAGTCCATAAACCATCTTCTGAAAATAACGAAGAAGAGTTCATTCTTTGGTAATTTTGATGAAACAGATCTAATGAATATCCTTGGTTCAAGAGGCGTAACGATTATCTCTTCGGCTCCCATTACGGAGGCAAAAAATACTTCCGAAGTCTCAAAGAAAGTCCAGGTTTCTTGGGAAAACTCGATTTTCTGTCCTGTTGAATCACAAGGGGTCATTCGGGCTGGGCTGATTTATGAGGGACCCGAGAACATTTCCAAGTTAATCAATGTACCGTCCATCTTTGAACGGGTGGGGGAACCGCTGCAATTATTTGAAGGAACCTATATTTCAGAATCTGACCCTACGGTTACAACCATACTTGCTGGACTATCCTTCCCAACTCGCCGGATGCTCACCGTAGAGGAATCTATAGAAAAGAATAAAGAACGATTACAGGAACTTGTAAAAAAGGAAAACACTCAAAATTACGAGTCTGGAATCCGTTGGGCCTCCAACTTAAAACTGATGAAACAGGAAAGAAAGCCAGTATCGATTACTTCTAAATTAAATAAATATCAAAAGAAATAA
- the sstT gene encoding serine/threonine transporter SstT: MKKLLKKWNQISLVKQISIGLLIGIVLAVIVPEVAKPVVILGSLFVGALKAIAPVLVLFLVMAAVAQHKSGQQTNMKSIISLYLLGTFLAGLIAVVVSFIFPVSITLTKGAEDLAAPGGVVEVIKALLLNVVDNPVSAIVNANYIGILAWAIVLGLALRNAPDTTKTMISNFSDAVSKMVTWVIKFAPLGIMGLVIESITTNGLESLLSYGKLLMVLIGCMLFVAFVVNPLMVFVNVRQNPYPLVFKCIKESGITAFFTRSSAANIPVNMKLCEKLGLDKDTYSVSIPLGATVNMAGAAVTISVLTLAAVHTLEIQVDIPTAIILSVVSAICACGASGVAGGSLLLIPLACSLFGIPNEVAMQVVGVGFIIGVLQDSFETALNSSTDVLFTATAEYKKRLKEGKKVDIKKVA, encoded by the coding sequence ATGAAAAAACTATTAAAAAAGTGGAATCAAATTAGTCTAGTAAAACAAATATCTATTGGTTTATTGATTGGTATTGTCCTGGCTGTTATTGTTCCAGAAGTGGCAAAACCAGTTGTCATTTTAGGATCTTTATTTGTAGGTGCATTAAAAGCCATTGCGCCAGTATTGGTACTATTCTTAGTTATGGCGGCTGTCGCTCAACATAAGAGCGGACAGCAAACGAATATGAAATCCATTATTTCCCTATATCTTTTAGGAACGTTTCTTGCAGGTTTAATCGCTGTTGTTGTAAGCTTTATTTTTCCTGTAAGTATCACACTTACAAAGGGCGCTGAGGATTTGGCGGCACCAGGTGGTGTGGTAGAAGTTATCAAGGCATTACTGTTGAATGTTGTTGATAACCCTGTTAGCGCCATTGTTAATGCCAATTATATCGGTATTTTAGCTTGGGCGATTGTCCTTGGTTTGGCTTTAAGAAATGCCCCAGATACGACAAAAACGATGATTTCTAATTTCTCAGATGCCGTATCTAAAATGGTTACTTGGGTAATAAAGTTCGCTCCATTAGGAATCATGGGATTGGTGATTGAGTCGATTACCACAAATGGACTTGAGTCTCTATTAAGTTACGGAAAATTACTTATGGTTTTAATTGGTTGTATGCTGTTTGTGGCTTTTGTTGTTAATCCACTCATGGTTTTTGTGAACGTACGTCAGAATCCATATCCACTCGTATTTAAATGTATTAAGGAGAGCGGTATTACGGCATTCTTTACACGCAGTTCGGCTGCCAATATTCCTGTAAATATGAAATTATGTGAAAAACTAGGTTTAGATAAAGATACCTATTCAGTATCGATCCCATTAGGGGCAACCGTTAATATGGCTGGTGCAGCGGTTACGATTTCTGTTTTAACCCTTGCAGCCGTTCATACATTAGAAATTCAAGTCGACATTCCAACCGCTATCATCCTTAGTGTAGTGTCAGCTATTTGTGCCTGCGGTGCTTCAGGTGTTGCTGGCGGTTCACTATTATTGATTCCACTGGCTTGCAGCTTGTTCGGAATTCCGAATGAAGTAGCGATGCAGGTTGTTGGTGTAGGATTTATCATCGGTGTTTTACAAGATTCCTTTGAAACAGCATTGAACTCCTCAACAGACGTCCTTTTTACAGCAACTGCTGAATATAAGAAGAGACTTAAAGAAGGTAAAAAAGTTGATATTAAGAAAGTAGCATAA
- a CDS encoding NAD(P)-dependent alcohol dehydrogenase produces the protein MKAMVYTKYGSPEVLKIKEVNKPIPKENELLVKVKATTVTVADIRSRSFTIPPVFWLPARITLGFRQPKKEILGMELAGEVEAVGTDVKRFKAGDQVFAASLAGFGAYAEYKCLREDGPISLKPTNISYEEAAAIPIGARTALYFLRKAAIQSGQSVLVYGASGSVGSYAIQLAKYFGANVTGVCSTANVEWVKSLGADKVIDYTVEDFADMDEKYDVIFEAVNKSSFSACMKSLKKDGTYINITEPLPNVKMLWTQLTSSKKLLFSRNSPETPEALNFLKELVETEKLKVVIDRTYPFEEMVEAHRYVEKGHKKGNVVITMEHDSKF, from the coding sequence ATGAAAGCGATGGTGTACACGAAGTATGGCAGTCCTGAAGTTCTTAAAATAAAAGAGGTCAATAAACCAATTCCGAAAGAAAATGAACTATTAGTAAAAGTTAAAGCGACAACCGTTACTGTAGCAGATATTCGATCACGGAGTTTCACCATTCCTCCAGTTTTCTGGCTTCCGGCACGTATCACACTCGGTTTTAGGCAGCCTAAAAAAGAGATATTAGGGATGGAGTTAGCTGGAGAAGTGGAGGCAGTGGGGACAGATGTCAAACGGTTTAAGGCAGGTGACCAGGTTTTTGCGGCTTCTCTCGCAGGTTTTGGTGCATATGCCGAGTATAAATGTCTCCGGGAAGATGGCCCTATATCTTTAAAACCTACTAATATAAGTTATGAGGAAGCTGCAGCAATCCCCATTGGGGCACGTACTGCGTTGTATTTTCTTAGAAAAGCAGCTATTCAGAGCGGCCAAAGTGTTCTAGTTTATGGTGCATCAGGAAGTGTCGGAAGTTACGCCATTCAACTAGCCAAGTATTTCGGTGCCAACGTAACAGGGGTTTGCAGTACTGCCAATGTGGAATGGGTAAAATCTTTGGGTGCCGACAAGGTAATTGATTATACTGTAGAAGATTTTGCCGATATGGACGAAAAATATGACGTGATCTTTGAAGCAGTAAACAAGAGTTCTTTTTCAGCGTGTATGAAATCGCTAAAGAAGGACGGTACCTATATTAATATCACGGAACCGCTGCCAAATGTTAAAATGCTATGGACCCAATTGACGAGCAGCAAAAAATTATTATTTAGTCGAAATTCTCCTGAAACTCCTGAAGCACTAAACTTCCTAAAAGAACTTGTTGAAACGGAGAAGTTAAAGGTCGTCATTGATCGAACCTACCCTTTTGAAGAAATGGTTGAAGCCCATCGATATGTTGAGAAAGGGCACAAGAAGGGCAATGTCGTAATAACGATGGAGCATGACAGCAAATTCTAA
- a CDS encoding acyltransferase family protein: MEVPSNKKRRYMPGIDGLRAIAVIGVILYHLNIPLFQGGFSGVTVFFVLSGYLITDILIDEWKKNKKIDYLRFMIRRFRRLAPALLVMIFLVTLWVVLTNHPSIEKLRADLLPSLLYVTNWWYIFRDVSYFDRFGPASPLTHIWSLGIEEQFYLIWPILLILGFTFIKRKRFRVLAILVGVVISTWLMAFLYLPGQDPSRVYYGTDTRAFSLLLGAALAFVWPSQRLSKTVPRQASWVLESVGIAGLLLIIILFMNTSEFDSFHYQGGMLVLSLITTLVVAAFAHPASKLGKWLSIKPIRWVGVRSYGIYLWHYPIIILTTPIVNTDGIDVWRIILQIAATLIISTLSYRFVETPIRAGRITFTLTAFRTLTIFQQRLVVGSCAVLFVLIIGIGVIFAAKTTVTVTTKAPLTVETITEIDFNQDPIIAPEPAPNLKTITVIGDSILHDVAPFFKNHYPEAIIDYRVGRQMSEVPEVIKQLEGSGQLGEYVIIQLGTNGPFVKTDLLNLLKSLENKKVYLVNCRVPRVWESTVNRTLEEVVSSTSNTVLVDWYSASAGHPEFFTNDGVHLTRAGGETYANLLVDIVAE; the protein is encoded by the coding sequence ATGGAAGTCCCAAGCAACAAAAAACGCAGATATATGCCAGGAATTGATGGTCTTAGAGCCATAGCTGTCATTGGTGTTATTCTTTATCATCTGAATATCCCTTTGTTTCAGGGAGGGTTTTCAGGTGTAACAGTTTTCTTTGTATTATCTGGCTACTTAATTACTGACATCCTTATCGATGAATGGAAGAAAAATAAAAAGATTGACTATCTTCGTTTCATGATTCGGCGTTTTCGCAGATTGGCTCCTGCCTTATTGGTCATGATTTTTCTCGTTACCTTATGGGTGGTTCTCACGAATCATCCTTCAATTGAGAAATTACGTGCAGATTTATTGCCTTCGCTTCTATATGTTACCAATTGGTGGTACATCTTTCGTGACGTTTCCTATTTTGATCGTTTCGGTCCGGCTTCACCGCTAACTCATATCTGGTCACTAGGAATTGAGGAGCAATTTTATCTCATTTGGCCAATTCTGCTGATTTTGGGTTTTACTTTTATAAAAAGAAAAAGGTTTCGAGTATTGGCAATTCTGGTAGGCGTCGTCATTTCGACTTGGTTAATGGCATTTCTCTATCTACCGGGTCAGGATCCTTCTCGGGTATATTATGGAACCGATACAAGAGCGTTTTCACTTCTTCTAGGGGCAGCACTTGCCTTTGTTTGGCCAAGTCAAAGATTATCGAAAACAGTACCAAGGCAGGCTAGTTGGGTTTTGGAAAGTGTAGGAATAGCAGGATTGTTGCTTATCATAATACTCTTTATGAATACGTCAGAATTTGACTCTTTTCATTATCAAGGCGGCATGCTTGTATTATCACTTATTACCACTCTAGTCGTAGCTGCCTTCGCACATCCTGCAAGTAAGTTAGGAAAATGGCTAAGCATTAAGCCGATTCGTTGGGTTGGAGTTCGTTCCTATGGTATTTATTTGTGGCATTATCCTATCATTATCTTAACCACACCGATTGTGAATACAGATGGGATAGACGTTTGGAGAATAATCTTACAAATAGCTGCTACCTTGATTATTTCGACTTTATCCTATCGATTTGTAGAAACTCCGATAAGAGCAGGGCGGATTACGTTTACATTAACAGCCTTTAGAACACTGACGATATTTCAACAGAGGTTGGTAGTAGGGAGCTGCGCTGTACTATTTGTATTAATAATAGGAATAGGGGTCATATTTGCTGCAAAAACAACCGTCACGGTAACGACTAAAGCCCCTTTAACAGTAGAAACCATAACTGAAATAGATTTCAACCAGGATCCAATCATAGCTCCCGAACCAGCCCCTAATTTGAAGACCATTACGGTTATTGGTGATTCCATTCTCCATGATGTTGCACCTTTCTTTAAAAACCATTACCCAGAAGCGATCATAGATTACCGTGTTGGACGGCAAATGTCTGAGGTGCCAGAAGTGATTAAGCAACTAGAGGGAAGCGGGCAATTAGGGGAATATGTGATTATTCAACTTGGAACCAATGGACCTTTTGTGAAAACAGACTTACTAAATTTACTCAAAAGTTTGGAAAATAAAAAAGTTTATTTAGTAAACTGCCGAGTACCACGTGTCTGGGAATCTACCGTGAATCGTACGTTAGAAGAAGTTGTCAGTAGCACGTCCAATACCGTTTTGGTGGATTGGTATAGTGCTAGCGCAGGCCATCCGGAGTTTTTTACAAATGATGGTGTTCATTTAACCAGAGCAGGCGGAGAAACATACGCTAACCTACTCGTAGATATAGTAGCAGAGTAA
- a CDS encoding MHYT domain-containing protein: MMEHMSMVYNDYWFVFSILIGILFSYIALDLRWKMIIFNNFKYNLWLLGCAVAMGIGIWTLHFVGMLAMDMPSHIEYDARMVLLSLLISIFGTGLAFFMMKMQYGRLFFASVFMGGGIICMHYLGMEAMHLNFSITYNPLIVLLSVVIAFIASYGSLWVLFFFNHHHSMNFHCRILSSILMGIGIAGMHYIGMWGTNLHYHSTLSQSSATYSVSSSTLSSIISVPAIFVVLIMLLSSAFLDRKLIEHMNDLNNHEKKLRDSEKLSLVGELAAGVAHEIRNPLTTLKGFTQMMIESTDLEANKRYSKIMIDEINRINFIVSEFMVLSKPHIVQYALTDISQSIKNVITLLNTQAIINKIEIIPEFIGERFLINCEENQIKQVIANLIKNSIEAMPQGGIIHIKMEQQDGNLVISVSDSGVGISRENLHLIGTPFYTTKTQGTGLGLMVSKKIIQNHNGKLEITSVPNIATTVTITLPVELSHLDYVKLNHEDDPTLSQSS; this comes from the coding sequence ATGATGGAGCATATGTCTATGGTCTATAACGATTATTGGTTTGTTTTTTCCATTCTTATCGGCATTCTTTTTTCATACATAGCCTTAGATCTTCGTTGGAAAATGATTATTTTTAATAACTTTAAATACAATTTGTGGCTTCTTGGCTGCGCCGTTGCCATGGGAATTGGGATATGGACCTTGCACTTTGTTGGAATGCTTGCGATGGACATGCCAAGTCATATTGAATATGATGCCAGAATGGTATTGCTTTCACTGTTGATTTCCATATTTGGCACAGGGCTTGCCTTCTTTATGATGAAAATGCAGTATGGTAGACTCTTCTTCGCGAGCGTGTTTATGGGGGGAGGAATCATTTGTATGCATTATTTAGGTATGGAAGCCATGCATCTGAATTTCTCCATCACCTATAATCCGCTAATCGTTCTTTTGTCGGTTGTGATTGCGTTTATTGCATCATACGGTTCTTTATGGGTACTTTTCTTTTTTAATCATCATCACTCGATGAATTTTCATTGTCGGATATTGAGTAGTATACTCATGGGCATCGGAATCGCTGGAATGCATTATATTGGGATGTGGGGAACGAACCTTCACTATCATTCCACTCTCTCACAATCATCTGCCACTTACTCAGTGAGTTCCAGTACATTGAGTTCTATTATCAGTGTCCCTGCTATTTTCGTCGTATTGATTATGTTGCTGTCCAGTGCCTTTCTGGACAGAAAGTTGATTGAACATATGAATGACCTGAACAACCATGAGAAAAAGCTAAGAGATTCAGAAAAGCTTTCACTGGTGGGAGAACTTGCAGCCGGTGTAGCACATGAAATTAGAAATCCTTTAACGACATTAAAGGGTTTTACGCAAATGATGATTGAAAGTACCGATTTAGAAGCAAATAAACGATATTCCAAGATCATGATTGATGAAATAAACAGGATTAATTTCATCGTCAGTGAATTTATGGTTCTTTCAAAACCACATATTGTTCAGTATGCCTTAACGGATATTTCGCAAAGTATAAAAAATGTGATTACCCTTTTAAATACGCAGGCAATCATAAATAAAATTGAAATTATTCCGGAATTCATTGGAGAGCGATTTTTAATCAATTGCGAAGAAAATCAAATAAAGCAAGTCATTGCCAATCTGATTAAGAATTCAATAGAAGCTATGCCTCAAGGAGGAATCATTCACATCAAAATGGAACAACAAGACGGTAATCTTGTCATTTCGGTGAGTGATAGCGGTGTGGGGATATCTAGGGAAAATCTTCACTTAATTGGTACCCCGTTTTATACCACAAAAACTCAAGGGACCGGTTTGGGGCTAATGGTGAGCAAAAAAATCATTCAAAATCACAATGGAAAATTAGAAATAACAAGTGTTCCAAATATCGCTACAACGGTAACGATTACATTGCCCGTAGAACTTAGCCATTTAGATTATGTAAAACTGAATCACGAAGATGATCCCACTTTATCCCAATCTTCTTAA
- a CDS encoding NAD-dependent epimerase/dehydratase family protein codes for MKVLLFGATGMVGQGVLRECLLDETIQSVLSVGRNATGQHHQKLQELKHDDFMNLANIKDTLTGYDACFFCLGVSSVGMSEEEYRKISYDLTLSVAHTLVKLNPTMTFIYVSGTGTDSSEKGRVMWARVKGKTENDLLKLPFKAAYMFRPAVILPLHGVKSKTKLYQFFYNLMGPIYPILKKFDSITTTEQVGRAMIKVAKSGYQKAHLENTDINSI; via the coding sequence ATGAAGGTCCTTCTTTTCGGGGCTACGGGGATGGTTGGACAAGGAGTTCTACGTGAATGTTTACTAGATGAAACTATCCAAAGTGTTCTGTCTGTTGGCAGAAATGCAACCGGTCAGCACCACCAAAAACTACAAGAACTGAAACACGATGATTTCATGAACTTAGCAAATATTAAAGATACACTTACTGGTTATGATGCCTGTTTTTTCTGTCTTGGTGTCTCGTCTGTGGGAATGTCAGAGGAAGAATATCGGAAAATTTCATATGATCTCACTCTTTCCGTTGCACATACATTAGTGAAATTGAATCCAACCATGACCTTTATCTATGTATCAGGGACTGGTACAGACAGTTCGGAAAAAGGACGAGTGATGTGGGCCAGAGTGAAAGGTAAAACAGAAAATGACTTATTAAAACTGCCATTCAAAGCTGCTTATATGTTCCGTCCTGCGGTAATTCTTCCACTCCATGGAGTGAAATCTAAAACGAAATTGTATCAGTTCTTTTATAATCTCATGGGCCCGATTTATCCCATCCTAAAAAAATTCGACTCTATCACAACAACCGAGCAAGTCGGTCGAGCCATGATCAAAGTCGCCAAATCTGGCTATCAGAAAGCACACCTTGAAAATACTGACATTAATTCCATCTAG
- a CDS encoding helix-turn-helix domain-containing protein yields MINNSLMRTFLSNKLSLKDYQIWSYSPFDHKWVQVNHQNVHSNPLPDTSIENHTFPLDHQNYYLLDFPENYKVAISFRDSKPLLTKEEMEFLYYLLYPVYSDLATKSKEVKLKKLIDGVHNITSTLDLDELLTTMLQTVATVIPGADVSSLWMYSHSIDRLVCRAYIGWNKDIEQVQYKVGESVCGKTYEDGKTRYYISSLHVKESMKGISEKNLQFLNAAFPYPKIHASVIVPISFRNEILGVLSIHRGKRVPHIAKWDLQILKGLSAQIAIAIENARLFTEVYRKNQVLVKQNEVHSTLTQLSIQNKGIETITQELNQMLGLPVMFVDLNENKFYKTSKLNTSILSMDEISKICADKHDSIYVDVIDTEMKSLFIYPILVNRVCYASIVVLVPRQLTQMENIIVERGGSVLALELAKRQLLTEVHNKKIHDFYSDLLKNENPNLLYQQGLEYGIDLKNNLFTIKVELSNHNELGTIQTPVHRFVSRMNYHFREEEKIIFGNNNKVSILFSVKHPSERSIVIKKLNTILTEWEQNDGKKLYAGIGMMYKGIDSIKKTDADATKALTYRSSQKRTGSIEFSEIGINRLFLNLSNEEVEEFLQEIFAPLATPGVRNSDLEQTLLSFIKFNRNAAKTAEDLHIHINTLYQRIKKIEDTLGISLEKPEDLLKMQLAYHLRETFE; encoded by the coding sequence TTGATAAACAATTCTTTGATGCGAACTTTTTTGAGTAATAAGTTGTCTTTAAAGGACTATCAGATATGGTCGTACAGCCCATTTGATCATAAATGGGTTCAGGTAAACCATCAAAATGTCCATTCGAATCCACTCCCTGATACTTCAATAGAAAACCACACATTCCCCTTAGATCATCAAAATTATTACCTGCTTGATTTTCCAGAAAACTATAAAGTCGCCATCTCATTTAGAGATAGTAAGCCACTATTAACCAAGGAAGAAATGGAGTTTTTATATTACTTGCTATATCCTGTATACTCCGACCTTGCAACAAAAAGTAAGGAGGTTAAATTAAAAAAACTTATTGATGGTGTACATAATATCACTTCTACACTCGATTTAGATGAGTTACTCACTACAATGTTGCAAACCGTTGCCACTGTTATTCCAGGAGCAGATGTATCATCCTTATGGATGTACAGTCATTCCATTGACCGATTGGTCTGCAGAGCTTATATAGGCTGGAATAAAGACATTGAACAGGTTCAATATAAAGTGGGAGAATCCGTTTGCGGTAAAACGTATGAAGATGGAAAAACGAGGTATTATATATCATCTCTACATGTGAAGGAATCCATGAAGGGAATATCAGAGAAAAACTTGCAATTTCTAAACGCTGCTTTTCCCTATCCGAAAATACATGCAAGCGTGATAGTACCTATAAGTTTTCGAAATGAGATACTTGGTGTATTAAGTATACACCGTGGTAAGCGTGTACCTCATATAGCCAAATGGGATCTTCAAATTCTAAAGGGATTATCTGCACAAATCGCCATTGCCATTGAAAACGCTAGATTATTTACTGAAGTTTATCGGAAAAATCAAGTGTTGGTGAAGCAAAACGAAGTTCATAGTACGCTGACTCAACTTTCAATTCAAAATAAAGGGATTGAGACGATTACACAGGAGTTAAATCAGATGCTTGGCCTGCCTGTAATGTTTGTCGATTTGAATGAGAATAAATTCTATAAGACTAGTAAACTGAATACTTCTATTTTAAGCATGGATGAAATATCGAAAATTTGTGCCGATAAGCATGATTCTATTTATGTAGACGTTATCGATACCGAAATGAAATCTTTATTTATCTACCCGATTCTTGTAAATCGGGTATGCTATGCCAGCATCGTTGTTCTAGTTCCACGGCAATTGACACAGATGGAAAATATAATAGTAGAAAGAGGTGGATCGGTATTAGCTTTAGAACTAGCTAAAAGACAATTATTAACCGAAGTCCATAATAAAAAAATCCACGACTTTTATTCGGATCTATTAAAAAATGAGAATCCAAACCTCCTTTATCAACAGGGGCTGGAATATGGCATCGATTTAAAAAATAATCTTTTTACCATAAAAGTCGAATTATCAAATCACAATGAACTCGGGACTATTCAAACCCCCGTTCATCGTTTTGTTTCTCGGATGAATTATCATTTTCGGGAGGAAGAAAAAATTATTTTTGGGAACAATAATAAGGTTTCAATCCTTTTTTCAGTAAAACATCCTTCTGAAAGGTCCATAGTGATCAAAAAATTAAATACAATTTTAACCGAGTGGGAGCAAAATGATGGAAAAAAACTGTATGCAGGAATTGGCATGATGTACAAGGGGATTGATTCAATCAAGAAGACGGATGCTGATGCAACCAAAGCATTAACGTACCGTTCCTCCCAAAAACGTACAGGTTCCATTGAGTTTTCTGAAATAGGAATTAATCGCCTGTTCTTAAATCTTTCAAATGAAGAAGTAGAAGAATTTCTCCAAGAAATTTTCGCCCCATTAGCTACGCCTGGGGTACGCAATAGTGACCTCGAACAAACACTTCTTTCCTTCATTAAATTTAATCGGAATGCTGCCAAAACTGCCGAGGACCTCCATATTCATATCAACACCCTCTATCAAAGAATTAAAAAGATTGAGGATACCCTTGGAATCTCTCTGGAAAAACCGGAAGATCTATTAAAAATGCAGTTGGCATATCATCTCCGAGAAACATTCGAGTAA
- a CDS encoding DMT family transporter encodes MYMFFYLLLAIIGGTCIGLQAGINGVLGKRIGVLEASFVSFFIGTIILLLLVIFMGKGDLLKVTNVSKWQLLGGALGVGYVSIMVAIVPKIGVASAITAVIVGQLFISVTLDHFGFFTNQRIPIDGYRISGLVLLLVSLFLIFKNNIKWF; translated from the coding sequence ATGTATATGTTTTTTTATCTATTATTGGCCATAATTGGCGGTACTTGTATTGGATTACAAGCTGGAATCAATGGTGTGTTGGGGAAAAGAATTGGCGTACTCGAGGCGAGTTTTGTTTCTTTTTTTATCGGAACCATTATCCTTTTATTACTCGTTATTTTTATGGGAAAAGGGGACCTATTAAAAGTAACAAACGTTTCGAAATGGCAGCTGCTTGGTGGAGCTTTGGGAGTTGGCTATGTATCGATCATGGTTGCCATCGTTCCAAAAATTGGCGTAGCCTCAGCCATAACTGCTGTAATTGTTGGCCAATTATTTATTAGTGTTACACTTGATCATTTTGGATTCTTCACCAATCAACGAATACCCATTGATGGATACAGAATTTCAGGGTTGGTTTTATTACTCGTCTCCTTATTTTTGATATTTAAGAATAATATTAAGTGGTTTTAA
- a CDS encoding DUF6199 family natural product biosynthesis protein, protein MGIFLIIMGVFMVSKPSLFWLLFESWKSNDATEPSSWYIWSTVFGGIITTIVGISCIIVAYL, encoded by the coding sequence ATGGGAATATTTCTAATCATAATGGGTGTTTTTATGGTTAGCAAGCCTTCACTTTTTTGGTTATTATTTGAGAGTTGGAAATCCAATGATGCAACGGAACCTTCCAGCTGGTATATCTGGTCAACAGTGTTTGGCGGTATTATTACTACTATTGTCGGCATCAGTTGTATTATTGTGGCTTACCTTTAA
- a CDS encoding low molecular weight protein-tyrosine-phosphatase → MINVLFVCLGNICRSPMAEGVFRDLLKKENLSNKINVDSAATSSWHIGSSPHKGTLAILKKYNISADGLVGRQLTKEDFETFDYIIGMDESNINNIFDITGSPQHPKIIRLLDLTDHNKDVSDPYYTGDFEETYQLVSDGCQALLEKIRNEQNVS, encoded by the coding sequence ATGATTAATGTATTATTTGTCTGTTTGGGAAACATTTGCCGTTCACCAATGGCCGAGGGCGTGTTTCGTGATTTACTGAAAAAAGAAAATTTGTCTAACAAGATCAACGTTGATTCAGCAGCAACAAGTTCTTGGCATATTGGTTCTTCTCCGCATAAAGGAACTCTTGCCATCTTAAAAAAATATAACATTTCCGCAGACGGTCTTGTTGGACGCCAATTAACAAAGGAAGACTTTGAAACGTTCGATTATATCATTGGGATGGATGAAAGCAATATAAACAACATTTTCGACATAACCGGTTCACCGCAGCATCCGAAAATCATCCGTCTTCTCGATTTAACGGACCATAACAAAGATGTCTCAGATCCATATTACACGGGAGATTTTGAAGAAACCTATCAACTTGTCTCAGATGGCTGTCAGGCATTACTCGAAAAAATTCGTAATGAGCAAAACGTAAGCTGA